A segment of the bacterium genome:
CAGTGAACCGCCCGCTGGGCGCGTCGGCCGGCCCGCCGTCGCTGGTTCCGCCTCCCCAGCATTCGATGGTGCCGTTGGTGCGCAACCCGCACGAATGCTCGAGACCGGCGGTGACGGCGGTGAACCGCCCGTCGGGCGCGTCAACCTCCCCGGTTGTCACAGTTAGCAAGCGCTCATCTCGGCGCTCGGGTCCTGCTGTGCGGTGTAGCGTTCGGCGCCGTGGCGGGAGGCCCAGGGGCGGTGCCGAGTCGCGAGCAGGCCGCTCGGGTCGCTCGGGGTATGCGGACTCGGGGTAGACGGAGCCGCCGGCGAGCACCGGGGGCGGTGCGGCGATCGATCTCCCGGAGTATCCCGCGGTGTGTGCTGCTTGCCGGGGTCATCCTCGGCGCGCTCGTGGCTGCGGTAGCGGGGCCGGCCGGCGTGTCCGCCGACACGTCCGGGGCGGGTCGAGCCTTGCCGAACGACCGGCTGATTCTGGAGCCGATCCAGACGCTGACGGGCAATCTGACGCCGAAGTCGATCGTGGCGTCGGGGACCGGGCTCTACTTCGCACAGAACATGATGTATCTGCACACCATCTCGGTATTCGACGAGACCAAGCGGCTCGTCAAGACGATCCCCGACTCGGTGGACCTGAAGGCGTTCGGCTACGACGTCGCCGGCGACCGGTACCAGGGGGCGCCGGTCGAGGCCGCGTTCAACTCCGACGGCTCGTTCGCCTTCGTGTCCAACTATCGCATGTACGGCCCCGGCTACGACCCGCAGGCCGGGAGCGACTCCTGCGGCAAGGACCAGGGTCAGGACAGCTTCGTCTACCGGATCGACACTGCGTCGCTCGAGGTCGACCGTCTCTACCCGGTCGGCCCCGTCCCGAAGTTCCTCGCCGTGACGCCCGACGACCGCCTCCTCATCGTGTCCAACTGGTGCGGGTACGACGTCACGATCATCGATCTGGAGACGCACGTGCACCTCGGCGAGATCGAGGTTGGCCGGTACCCCAGGGGCATCGCCGTGACGAGCGACGGTCGGCGGGCCTACGTCGCCGTGATGGGCTCGACCAACGTCGCCGTGATCGACCTGCCCGCACGGCCGATCGGTCACCGGTTCGAGATGCCCCGCTCGCCGCGCCTGGTGAGGCACCTCGCCGGGGTCGGCCTGTCGCCGCGCCATCTGGTGCTCAGCCCCGACGATCGAACTCTTTATGCCACCCTCAACGGGGAGGATGCGGTCGTGGCGGTGGA
Coding sequences within it:
- a CDS encoding YncE family protein, which produces MLLAGVILGALVAAVAGPAGVSADTSGAGRALPNDRLILEPIQTLTGNLTPKSIVASGTGLYFAQNMMYLHTISVFDETKRLVKTIPDSVDLKAFGYDVAGDRYQGAPVEAAFNSDGSFAFVSNYRMYGPGYDPQAGSDSCGKDQGQDSFVYRIDTASLEVDRLYPVGPVPKFLAVTPDDRLLIVSNWCGYDVTIIDLETHVHLGEIEVGRYPRGIAVTSDGRRAYVAVMGSTNVAVIDLPARPIGHRFEMPRSPRLVRHLAGVGLSPRHLVLSPDDRTLYATLNGEDAVVAVDVATGDVVDRVRTGHRPRSMAISDDGTALYVVNYRSDTMYKIGTGDLAVLQQFDTAPRPIGITYDPLNEEVWVAAYSGVIHIFAETEPEPG
- a CDS encoding RCC1 domain-containing protein, whose protein sequence is MTTGEVDAPDGRFTAVTAGLEHSCGLRTNGTIECWGGGTSDGGPADAPSGRFTAVTAGSFHSCGLLSDGTITCWGYESTDVPD